GCCTACTGTGTCGAGCCGCGGGATGTGCGCTTCACGGAAGCGGGCTTGCGACTTGGGCTGGAGACCGGTGAGGAGCCTATCGCCGTGCTCTATCGGTTTTACGAACTGTTCGATCTCTTGAACATCCCGAAAGCCGAGTTGATTCAGTACGCCGCCAAAAAAGAATTCGTGGCGGTCACCCCGCCTTACAAACCAGCGTTGGAAGAAAAGTCGGCCTTTGCGCTCCTGCACCATCCGGTGCTCCGCCCATTCTGGGAAAAAGAACTCGGCGAGGCCACCCTGCTGGACCTCACAACCATCATGCCGCGCACCTGGCTGCTTGACCCGGCGCCGATTCCCCCGTCCGCGACAATTCCCGGATTGCGGATGGGCGACCGCGCCGTGACCAATTGGCGCGATCTCGCCGCCGCCACGCAAAAAGAACGGCATTACGTGGTCAAACCGTCGGGATTTTCAGAACTGGCCTGGGGCAGTCGCGGCGTATCGGTGGGGCACGATCTTCCGCAAGCCGAATGGGCCGCGGCCATCGATCAGGCCCTCGCGTCGTTTTCGGCGACGCCCTACATCCTCCAGGAATTCCATAAGGGCCGCATCTACGAACTCGACTATTGGGATCCGGCAGCCAACCAGCTCGTGCGGATGAACGGACGGGCACGCCTGTCACCGTACTATTTCGTGGCCGACGGCAAGGTTGAATTGGCCGGGATTCTGGCCACCGTCTGTTCCGCGGAAAAGAAAATTATCCATGGGATGAAAGATGCCATCATGGTTCCCTGCGCGCTGTCGCAATCGTAACGCAAGCCCCACGTCCTTTTCCCCATATGCCTCATTCCACTTTTACCGTTTTCCATGGTAGCCTAAGGCCACGATGGCGTTAACGCTCTATCATGTCGACTGGTGTCCTGACTGCGAAGTCGTCCGCGACAAGCTGGCGGAACTCGGGGTGCCCTACAACGGCATCATCGTTCCCGACATCCGCCCGATGCGGAAACAGGTCCATGACGTGTCAGGCCAATATTATGTGCCGGTGCTCACGGACGGAGACACCGTCCTGACCGAGACACACGACATCTTGGCCTACCTCGATCAGCACTATGCCAAGACATCCTCGTAGACCTATCCAGAATCCCTCCCTTCCCGCACGATCGGCGACAGGGTGTGTCCACCCCTGCCGCGAGTGGTTGCATCTCTCAAACAGGAGGCCCTGACGCCCGTGGAGGAATGGAGACGCATACTCGCTGAGAGCATCGTGAAGCCGAAAGATCTGGCTGACCGGTTCGGACTCGACGAGAAAGAAATAGAAGCCATCGTCGGTCCGTATCCCATGCGGATCACCCCGACCGTCCTCGGGACGATGAAGGCAAAAGGCGACGCCATCTGGAAACAGGTGGTCCCGGAGATCGCGGAGCTGGACGATATCGATGCGGAAGACGATCCGCTCGAAGAAGACCTGATGAGTCCGGTGCCCCACCTTGTCCACCGGTACCCCGACCGCGTCCTCCTCATGGTCACCAACCAATGTCCGATCTATTGCCGCTTTTGCACCAGAAAGCGGCTGGTAGGGAAGCCGGGCTTTCTGAAGAAGGGCGAACTGGATCGCGCTATCGCCTACCTGCGCGAACATACCGAGGTACGGGACGTCATTCTTTCAGGCGGCGATCCGTTGCTGCTGCCCGACTATCTCTTGGAACGCATTTTTAAAGCGTTGCGGTCCATCCCGCATCTGGAACTGATTCGCATCGGATCGCGAGTCCCCGGGACGCTGCCGGAACGGATTACACCGAAGTTGTGCGAACTCGTCAAAAAGTACCATCCGATTTATATGAACCTGCACTTCAACCACCCGGACGAACTCACGCCGGCCGTGAAAGCCGCCTGCGGCATGCTCGCGGATGCCGGTGTGCCGCTCGGAGCCCAGACCGTGCTGTTGAAAGGGGTCAACGATGACCCCGAGGTGATGAAGCGCCTGGTCCATCAACTGCTCCTAGCCCGGGTCAAGCCGTACTATCTCTATCAAGCGGATCTGACCAAGGGCACCAACCATTTCCGCACATCGGTTGAGACCGGCCTCAACATCATCAAGGCCCTTCAAGGTCACACCAGTGGGATGGCCGTTCCGCACTTTGTCATCGACGCGCCCGGCGGCGGAGGGAAAATCCCGCTCCTCCCCAGCGACTACCTGGTGCACCTGGATGAAGACGGTGCCGTGCTACAGAATTACGAGAGTAAAACGTTCCGCTATCCGCAACCGAAGTCCGGTAGCAGCCGCGAGTTGCCGATGGTCGGCGCACGGGCCGGCTTCGACTACGAGGCCAGCGAAAATAGCTACCCTGACCGCGACGGGTTCTCTTCGTTGGGCAACAGTTGCGGGGGAGATACAGACGAGCTGTGAGCAAAACACCGACCCAGGGCATCCTCCCCTATCAGGACATCAAGCAGCTGATCGTCACCGGGGCCCTCACGGCATCCCCCGCGATCGAAGACCGGCAGATTCAACCGGCCAGTCTTGACTTGCGCCTAGGGCGCAAAGCCTACCGGTTGATCAGCAGTTTTCTGCCGGAACTCTCCCCTATTTCCTCACGGCTCGACGTGCTCGACTTCTATCAATCGGATCTCGTCATGTACGAGATGGATTTGACGGAAGGAGCCATCCTGGAAAAAGGGCACGTCTATCTTGTCCCGCTGCTGGAACATCTGAAACTCCCCA
Above is a window of Nitrospira lenta DNA encoding:
- a CDS encoding glutathione S-transferase N-terminal domain-containing protein, with translation MALTLYHVDWCPDCEVVRDKLAELGVPYNGIIVPDIRPMRKQVHDVSGQYYVPVLTDGDTVLTETHDILAYLDQHYAKTSS
- a CDS encoding KamA family radical SAM protein; translated protein: MEEWRRILAESIVKPKDLADRFGLDEKEIEAIVGPYPMRITPTVLGTMKAKGDAIWKQVVPEIAELDDIDAEDDPLEEDLMSPVPHLVHRYPDRVLLMVTNQCPIYCRFCTRKRLVGKPGFLKKGELDRAIAYLREHTEVRDVILSGGDPLLLPDYLLERIFKALRSIPHLELIRIGSRVPGTLPERITPKLCELVKKYHPIYMNLHFNHPDELTPAVKAACGMLADAGVPLGAQTVLLKGVNDDPEVMKRLVHQLLLARVKPYYLYQADLTKGTNHFRTSVETGLNIIKALQGHTSGMAVPHFVIDAPGGGGKIPLLPSDYLVHLDEDGAVLQNYESKTFRYPQPKSGSSRELPMVGARAGFDYEASENSYPDRDGFSSLGNSCGGDTDEL